A genomic window from Oscillospiraceae bacterium includes:
- the spo0A gene encoding sporulation transcription factor Spo0A, giving the protein MMDNTVKILIADDNADFRSLLTSALEGEKDFEIVGVSTDGYQAVQQIMTLLPDVVLLDIVLPVLDGFGVMKAIGSMATGSRPGVIVLSGFATDQTTAEAAALGAQYFILKPFDIAGLVERVRAVGRARRTQPLRAAAPARGLRSDLDIETRVTDIIHEIGVPAHIKGYQYLREAIMVAVKDREAINAITKVLYPAVAKTFATTPSRVERAIRHAIEVAWDRGDIETLQGFFGYTVSNVKGKPTNSEFIAMIADRLSLQLKAGA; this is encoded by the coding sequence ATGATGGACAACACGGTGAAAATTTTGATAGCGGACGACAACGCGGATTTCCGTTCCCTGCTGACGAGTGCACTGGAAGGCGAGAAAGACTTTGAGATTGTCGGTGTGTCCACCGACGGGTACCAGGCGGTACAGCAGATCATGACGCTTTTGCCCGACGTCGTTTTGCTGGACATTGTCCTGCCCGTACTCGACGGGTTTGGCGTGATGAAGGCCATCGGGAGCATGGCGACGGGGAGCCGGCCCGGCGTCATTGTTCTGTCTGGCTTTGCCACCGACCAGACCACGGCGGAGGCGGCGGCGCTGGGCGCCCAGTATTTTATCCTCAAACCTTTTGACATCGCGGGGCTGGTGGAGCGTGTCCGCGCGGTGGGCAGGGCCAGACGCACGCAGCCTTTACGAGCCGCCGCGCCCGCGCGCGGGCTGCGCTCGGATCTGGACATCGAGACACGCGTGACCGACATCATCCACGAGATCGGCGTGCCCGCCCACATCAAGGGTTACCAGTACCTGCGTGAGGCCATCATGGTGGCCGTCAAGGACAGAGAGGCGATCAACGCCATCACCAAGGTGCTCTACCCTGCCGTGGCCAAGACCTTTGCCACCACGCCCTCCCGCGTGGAGCGGGCCATCCGCCACGCCATCGAGGTGGCCTGGGACCGAGGCGATATCGAGACACTGCAGGGGTTCTTTGGTTATACGGTGTCCAATGTCAAGGGGAAGCCGACCAATTCCGAATTCATCGCCATGATCGCCGACCGCCTGTCTCTCCAGCTCAAAGCCGGCGCCTGA
- the spoIVB gene encoding SpoIVB peptidase produces the protein MKIRKNARVLGALLLAGLCCRPSEPAAAAAGSPPGVIPVGQTVGVRIQTDGLLVTELSEVPTAGGVRCPAEEAGLRVGDRIVRAGAGPVGGTEDLRRAVVETGDAPLVLEVVRQGTPVTLSVRSVRCSEDGQYRIGALTRDGLAGLGTMTFYDPQTGLFGALGHSIAEAGGSDPLPLATGSILGATVRDITKSTVGSPGELKGEFVSEESAGAVLANTDHGIFGVLQDTALAGRRPVMPVAAPDEAHTGAARILSNVRGGEVEAFDVEIVKLYGGEGDGEGRHFMLKVTDPSLLALTGGIVQGMSGSPVVQDGKLLGAVTHVLVSDPKRGYGIFAQTMLREGALCLARAAA, from the coding sequence ATGAAAATAAGAAAGAACGCACGGGTACTCGGGGCGCTGCTGCTCGCCGGGCTCTGCTGCCGGCCCAGTGAGCCGGCAGCCGCCGCGGCCGGCTCACCGCCCGGCGTGATCCCCGTCGGACAAACGGTGGGCGTGCGTATCCAGACAGACGGCCTGCTTGTGACAGAGCTCTCCGAAGTGCCGACGGCCGGCGGTGTCCGCTGCCCGGCGGAGGAAGCCGGGCTGCGGGTGGGCGACCGCATCGTGCGGGCAGGCGCCGGCCCGGTGGGCGGCACGGAGGACCTGCGGCGCGCCGTGGTGGAGACCGGCGACGCGCCGCTTGTCCTGGAGGTCGTCCGGCAGGGTACGCCCGTGACGCTCTCCGTGCGGTCGGTCCGCTGCAGCGAGGACGGGCAGTACCGGATCGGCGCGCTGACCCGCGACGGGCTGGCCGGTCTCGGGACCATGACATTCTACGATCCGCAGACCGGCCTCTTTGGCGCGCTGGGGCACAGCATCGCGGAGGCGGGCGGCAGCGATCCGCTGCCCCTCGCGACGGGCAGCATTCTGGGCGCCACGGTGCGAGATATCACAAAGAGTACGGTGGGCAGCCCGGGCGAGCTCAAAGGAGAATTTGTCTCCGAGGAGAGCGCCGGCGCCGTGCTGGCCAACACCGACCACGGGATCTTCGGGGTGCTGCAGGACACGGCCCTGGCCGGCCGCCGGCCGGTGATGCCGGTCGCCGCGCCGGATGAGGCGCACACCGGCGCTGCCCGAATTCTCTCCAACGTACGGGGCGGTGAGGTCGAGGCCTTCGATGTTGAAATCGTCAAGCTCTACGGCGGTGAAGGGGACGGCGAAGGGCGGCATTTCATGCTGAAAGTGACGGATCCCAGTCTGCTGGCCCTGACAGGCGGCATCGTACAGGGCATGAGCGGCAGCCCTGTGGTGCAGGATGGAAAACTGCTGGGCGCGGTGACCCATGTCCTCGTGAGCGACCCCAAACGCGGCTACGGCATTTTTGCGCAGACAATGCTCCGCGAGGGAGCTCTCTGCCTGGCGCGGGCGGCGGCTTGA
- a CDS encoding alanine racemase, protein MKHLIVEKEKMRHNLALTRERARGAALIGVLKGDAYGLGLLETARLMRDAGVRRFAVSEPSEGALLRRAGFTDEEILLLRSTADPAEIEALLDAGLVATVGSRDAALTLSGLAERRSTVAEAHLKIDTGIGRYGFLPEEFDKILSLYRYIPNLAFSGVYTHLNAHARPKAVAEQMALFRGVLTRLQAEGIETGLIHAAGSEALFRHDLPKLDAVRVGLSVSGRVPGRYGLQSVGYLEAAVTEVRWLPKGTRVGTSDVHTCRRSTRVGILPVGLADGFTAERADRPHLLDRVRPFRAPSVRVAGGRARVLGNVGLHHTVIDITPLSCGLGDAVCLDVNPLFAARLPKLYR, encoded by the coding sequence ATGAAACATCTGATCGTGGAAAAAGAGAAGATGCGACACAATCTGGCGCTGACGCGCGAACGCGCCCGCGGCGCGGCGCTCATCGGCGTGCTCAAGGGGGACGCTTACGGGCTCGGCCTCTTGGAGACAGCCCGCCTCATGCGCGATGCGGGCGTCCGCCGCTTTGCCGTCTCCGAGCCTTCCGAGGGCGCGCTGCTGCGCCGCGCGGGCTTCACCGACGAGGAGATCTTGCTGCTGCGTTCCACCGCGGACCCCGCCGAGATCGAGGCTCTCCTCGACGCGGGCCTTGTGGCCACCGTCGGTTCCCGCGACGCGGCGCTGACGCTCTCCGGCCTAGCCGAGCGGCGCAGCACAGTGGCCGAGGCCCATCTGAAGATCGATACAGGCATCGGCCGGTACGGTTTTCTGCCCGAGGAATTCGACAAGATTCTGTCTCTCTACCGCTACATACCAAATCTGGCGTTCTCCGGCGTGTATACCCATCTCAATGCCCACGCGCGCCCGAAGGCCGTGGCCGAGCAGATGGCCCTCTTTCGCGGGGTGCTCACCCGCCTCCAGGCCGAGGGCATTGAGACGGGCCTCATCCATGCGGCCGGCAGCGAGGCGCTCTTCCGCCACGATCTCCCCAAACTCGACGCGGTGCGCGTCGGGCTCTCCGTGTCGGGCCGTGTGCCCGGCCGGTACGGGCTTCAGTCGGTGGGCTATCTTGAGGCCGCCGTCACCGAGGTGCGCTGGCTCCCGAAGGGAACCCGCGTAGGGACATCCGACGTCCATACCTGCCGCCGTTCAACCCGCGTGGGGATCCTCCCGGTGGGCCTCGCGGACGGCTTCACGGCGGAGCGTGCCGACAGGCCTCATCTGCTCGACCGCGTACGGCCCTTCCGCGCGCCGTCCGTGCGCGTCGCGGGCGGGCGAGCCCGCGTGCTGGGCAATGTGGGCCTGCACCACACGGTGATCGACATCACCCCGCTGTCCTGCGGTCTGGGCGATGCCGTCTGCCTCGATGTAAACCCCCTCTTTGCGGCGCGCCTGCCAAAACTGTACCGATGA
- a CDS encoding DegT/DnrJ/EryC1/StrS family aminotransferase, protein MTPLYDALAARAARDQARFHMPGHKGYPIGALWGEITAIDFTELSDTGDLYRGGDDGPIRAAERLYAEAYGAGDCLFLTGGSTQGVLAMLAAFAHPGDTVLVDRNAHASVHHALALLDLHPVWLFSQVVEPFGVSGGLPARTLEMALVAHPEAACALVTSPTYHGVQSDLVTLSAAARRHGVPLLADAAHGAHLPYVDGQVGPTAQGAAAACLSAHKTLPALGQAAFLLAADPRDTGRLRDGARLFGTASPSYVLMASLDLARDYMMHQGRTRLAEVVQWADRWRDQPGGPFLAGAVDPARLCLFTGRGVGDAAWLEQACGVVCEMADARNVVFLLSALDSAQDLERLSAALHALWRDRPPPAVSPALRPPDWPPPFAALSPRQAFFARHVVCPLAAAAGRAAARAIAPYPPGVPLVAPGELIDKNHTELLYQMGYDGNTPVCVVDEPDLMKGPRL, encoded by the coding sequence ATGACGCCGCTGTACGACGCACTCGCGGCCCGCGCCGCCCGGGACCAGGCCCGTTTCCACATGCCTGGCCACAAGGGCTACCCGATCGGCGCGCTCTGGGGGGAGATCACGGCCATCGACTTCACCGAGCTGTCGGATACCGGGGACCTGTACCGCGGCGGAGACGACGGGCCTATCCGCGCGGCCGAGCGTCTCTATGCCGAGGCTTACGGCGCGGGCGACTGTCTCTTCCTCACTGGTGGTTCCACCCAGGGGGTGCTGGCGATGCTGGCTGCCTTCGCCCACCCCGGGGACACTGTGCTCGTGGACCGCAACGCCCACGCCAGTGTGCACCATGCGCTGGCGCTGTTGGATCTGCACCCGGTCTGGCTGTTCAGCCAAGTCGTCGAGCCTTTCGGCGTGAGCGGCGGACTGCCGGCGCGGACGTTGGAAATGGCGCTGGTCGCGCACCCGGAGGCCGCCTGCGCACTGGTCACCTCCCCCACCTATCACGGCGTGCAGTCCGACCTTGTCACTCTGTCCGCCGCCGCCCGCCGGCACGGCGTGCCACTGCTGGCGGACGCCGCGCACGGGGCTCATCTGCCCTATGTGGACGGCCAGGTGGGGCCGACCGCGCAGGGCGCGGCCGCCGCCTGTCTGTCGGCACACAAGACGCTGCCCGCACTGGGGCAGGCTGCCTTTCTGCTGGCCGCCGACCCCCGGGACACCGGGCGGCTGCGAGACGGCGCACGGCTGTTTGGCACCGCCAGCCCCTCCTATGTGCTGATGGCGTCGCTGGATCTGGCGCGCGATTATATGATGCACCAGGGCCGAACCCGGCTCGCCGAGGTCGTCCAATGGGCGGACCGCTGGCGGGACCAGCCGGGCGGGCCCTTTCTCGCCGGCGCCGTCGATCCGGCCCGGCTCTGCCTGTTCACGGGCCGGGGCGTCGGCGACGCGGCGTGGCTGGAACAGGCCTGCGGCGTGGTCTGTGAAATGGCCGACGCACGCAATGTGGTCTTTCTGCTCTCCGCGCTCGACAGCGCGCAGGATCTTGAGCGGCTCTCCGCCGCGCTGCACGCGCTGTGGCGGGACCGGCCGCCGCCGGCCGTCTCGCCCGCCCTGCGCCCCCCCGATTGGCCGCCGCCTTTCGCCGCCCTGTCGCCGCGCCAGGCGTTCTTCGCCCGGCACGTCGTCTGTCCTCTGGCCGCCGCCGCCGGGCGGGCGGCCGCGCGCGCCATCGCTCCTTATCCGCCGGGCGTGCCGCTGGTGGCGCCGGGCGAACTGATCGATAAGAACCACACGGAACTGCTCTATCAAATGGGTTACGACGGAAATACCCCGGTCTGCGTCGTGGACGAACCGGATCTCATGAAAGGACCACGACTATGA
- a CDS encoding cyclic-di-AMP receptor has protein sequence MKLILAIINHDDAHIVIQHLTQVGFPVTKLATTGGFLMVGNVTVLVGVDDDKVDGAMEIIGRYSNSRRQAVPAASELGLGLYAPMPVEVTVGGATAFVLHVDQYHKF, from the coding sequence ATGAAATTGATCTTGGCGATCATCAACCACGACGACGCCCATATCGTCATCCAGCACCTGACCCAGGTGGGTTTCCCCGTGACAAAACTGGCCACCACCGGCGGATTCCTGATGGTGGGCAACGTCACGGTTTTGGTCGGGGTGGACGACGACAAAGTGGACGGGGCGATGGAGATCATCGGGCGGTATTCGAACAGCCGCCGTCAGGCGGTCCCCGCCGCGTCCGAACTGGGCCTCGGCCTCTACGCGCCGATGCCCGTCGAGGTGACGGTGGGCGGCGCCACCGCGTTTGTGCTCCATGTCGACCAATACCACAAATTCTGA
- a CDS encoding stage 0 sporulation family protein, whose translation MVKVISVRFKRVGKAYYFDPGALEIPKGAAVVVETSYGQEMGTCILSIHEVDEEKIVPPLRRVLRLATPADCGTVRKNAEKEKRALEICVKKVAAHKLEMKCIDVEYAFDGSKIIFYFTADGRVDFRELVKDLAGVFRMRIELRQVGVRDEAKMLGGLGICGKPFCCATFLEEFQPVSIKMAKEQNLSLNPTKISGTCGRLMCCLKYEQEAYEELLRTTPRADSVVKTSEGVGLVTDVNLLRGKLKVRLDNAPETLRVFDKREVTVLKGPQKGKKKGAPSPAAEVEV comes from the coding sequence TTGGTCAAAGTGATATCGGTCCGATTCAAACGGGTGGGCAAAGCCTATTATTTTGACCCGGGCGCGCTGGAGATCCCGAAGGGAGCCGCCGTGGTCGTCGAAACCTCCTACGGGCAGGAGATGGGCACCTGCATTTTGAGCATCCATGAAGTGGACGAAGAGAAGATCGTTCCTCCGCTGCGTCGGGTGCTGCGACTGGCCACGCCAGCGGACTGCGGCACCGTCCGAAAGAACGCCGAAAAAGAAAAACGGGCGCTGGAGATCTGCGTGAAAAAGGTGGCCGCCCACAAGCTGGAGATGAAATGCATCGACGTGGAGTACGCCTTCGACGGCAGCAAGATCATCTTCTATTTCACAGCCGACGGCCGCGTCGATTTCCGCGAATTGGTCAAAGATCTGGCCGGGGTGTTCCGCATGCGCATCGAGCTGCGTCAGGTCGGCGTGCGCGACGAGGCCAAGATGCTGGGCGGCCTCGGCATCTGCGGCAAACCTTTCTGCTGCGCCACCTTCTTGGAGGAGTTTCAGCCCGTGTCAATCAAGATGGCCAAAGAACAAAATCTGTCGCTCAACCCGACCAAGATCTCCGGCACCTGCGGTCGGTTGATGTGTTGTCTGAAATATGAGCAGGAGGCCTACGAGGAACTGCTGCGCACGACGCCCCGGGCGGACTCCGTGGTCAAAACGTCAGAGGGCGTCGGGCTGGTGACGGACGTGAATCTCCTGCGCGGCAAGCTCAAGGTGCGGCTGGACAACGCGCCCGAGACGCTGCGAGTGTTTGACAAACGGGAGGTCACCGTGCTGAAAGGCCCTCAAAAGGGCAAGAAAAAGGGCGCCCCTTCCCCCGCCGCCGAGGTGGAAGTATGA
- a CDS encoding TatD family hydrolase, producing the protein MTLFDTHAHYTDEQFDEDRDAVLAALPAADVARVVVPGVNIASSRRGAALAEAYSYVWAAVGVHPHDAAEAPPDMEAALAELAGRRKVAAIGEIGLDYHYDFSPRDVQRTVFGRQMEAARTLSLPVIIHDREAHADVLEIVRAFPDVRGVFHCYSGSLESAKVLVSLGWYLSFTGVVTYKNARRLLEVAAWLPEDRLLIETDAPYLTPEPHRGGRNDSRHVRLVAEALARARGTSPEEIAALTWENGHRLFSKIC; encoded by the coding sequence ATGACGCTCTTCGACACGCACGCGCACTATACGGACGAACAGTTTGACGAGGACCGCGACGCCGTGCTCGCCGCGCTGCCCGCGGCGGATGTGGCGCGGGTGGTGGTGCCGGGCGTCAACATCGCCTCCTCTCGCCGGGGCGCGGCGCTGGCGGAGGCGTATTCCTATGTCTGGGCGGCGGTGGGCGTCCACCCCCATGACGCGGCGGAGGCGCCGCCGGACATGGAAGCGGCGCTGGCCGAGCTGGCCGGCCGCCGCAAGGTGGCGGCCATTGGGGAGATCGGCCTCGACTACCACTACGACTTCTCGCCGCGGGACGTGCAGCGAACGGTGTTTGGACGGCAAATGGAAGCGGCGCGCACCCTCTCGCTCCCCGTGATCATTCACGACCGCGAGGCCCACGCCGACGTGCTGGAGATCGTGCGGGCGTTTCCCGATGTGCGCGGTGTGTTTCACTGCTACTCCGGCAGCCTGGAGAGCGCCAAGGTTCTGGTGTCGCTGGGCTGGTACCTCTCCTTCACCGGGGTCGTCACCTACAAAAACGCCCGCCGGCTGCTGGAGGTGGCCGCCTGGCTGCCCGAGGACCGGCTGCTAATCGAGACCGACGCGCCCTATCTCACGCCGGAGCCCCACCGCGGCGGCCGCAACGACTCCCGCCACGTCCGCTTGGTCGCCGAGGCGCTTGCGCGCGCGCGGGGCACCTCCCCAGAAGAGATCGCGGCCCTCACGTGGGAGAACGGGCACCGTCTATTTTCCAAAATTTGTTAA
- a CDS encoding TatD family nuclease-associated radical SAM protein, with product MTITYRVGAGLYVNLTNRCGNRCDFCVRTFSDAVGDALTLWLPREPTRAEVWESVMSRMTTCRELVFCGYGEPTERLDDLLWVCTRMRETYPDIPTRINTNGQANLIHGADVTPRLCGLVDTVSVSLNYPDAARYEAHCHPVYGGAFEALLTFTRLAAAQVPTVVMTVVDLLSASDIERCRTLAASCGAGFRVRSAMLPEGGGAAG from the coding sequence ATGACGATCACGTACCGGGTCGGCGCCGGGCTCTATGTGAATCTGACAAACCGCTGCGGCAACCGCTGCGACTTCTGTGTGCGGACGTTTTCCGATGCCGTGGGGGACGCCCTCACGCTCTGGCTGCCGCGGGAACCGACGCGCGCGGAGGTGTGGGAGAGCGTTATGTCGCGCATGACCACCTGCCGGGAACTGGTGTTTTGCGGATACGGCGAACCCACCGAGCGGCTGGACGACCTGCTGTGGGTGTGCACCCGGATGCGTGAGACCTACCCCGACATCCCCACCCGGATCAACACAAATGGGCAAGCCAATCTGATCCACGGCGCCGACGTGACGCCGCGGCTGTGCGGTCTTGTGGACACGGTCTCGGTGTCGCTCAACTACCCCGACGCGGCGCGTTACGAGGCGCACTGCCACCCCGTGTACGGGGGCGCTTTTGAGGCGCTCCTCACATTCACCCGTCTGGCGGCGGCCCAAGTGCCCACGGTGGTCATGACGGTGGTCGACCTGTTGTCCGCCTCCGACATCGAGCGCTGCCGCACGCTGGCCGCCTCCTGCGGCGCCGGATTCCGGGTGCGCAGTGCGATGCTGCCGGAGGGCGGGGGCGCGGCGGGATGA
- a CDS encoding NTP transferase domain-containing protein, with amino-acid sequence MKAIVLAAGQGTRMDAGTDGPPKVLHTVCGRPMISYVLRALDFIAPADTVLVVGYKREAVRAALGPAYVYAEQARQLGTGHAVLCAEPALVGHPGPVLICYGDMPLIRRETFRALLDVHRREKNVCTLLSGVSRHPLPYGRVVRDAAGAFAGIVEDADCTPAQRQIPELNAGVYVMETALLFPALRRVGGINAQGEYYLTDVPALLQADGGRVGICRSGHEGEILGVNTAAQLADVEARLRAIGSDADFSLTF; translated from the coding sequence ATGAAGGCGATTGTGCTGGCGGCCGGCCAGGGCACGCGGATGGACGCCGGGACGGACGGTCCGCCCAAAGTGCTGCACACGGTTTGCGGCCGCCCGATGATCTCTTATGTCCTGCGCGCGCTGGATTTCATCGCGCCGGCGGATACGGTGCTGGTGGTGGGGTACAAGCGGGAGGCCGTCCGAGCGGCGCTGGGGCCGGCGTATGTCTACGCCGAGCAGGCGCGCCAGCTCGGTACCGGCCACGCCGTGCTGTGCGCCGAACCGGCGCTGGTCGGTCACCCGGGGCCGGTGCTCATCTGTTATGGGGACATGCCGCTCATCCGGCGGGAAACCTTTCGGGCGCTCCTCGACGTCCACCGGCGGGAAAAAAACGTCTGCACGCTGCTTTCCGGCGTCTCCCGGCATCCGCTCCCTTACGGCCGCGTCGTGCGGGACGCGGCCGGCGCCTTTGCCGGCATTGTGGAGGACGCCGACTGTACGCCGGCCCAGAGACAGATCCCCGAACTGAATGCCGGCGTCTATGTGATGGAGACCGCGCTCCTCTTCCCGGCCCTGCGCCGGGTCGGCGGCATCAACGCCCAGGGCGAGTATTATCTCACCGATGTGCCGGCGCTCCTCCAGGCGGACGGTGGCCGCGTCGGCATCTGCCGTAGCGGGCATGAGGGTGAGATCCTAGGCGTCAATACCGCTGCACAGCTCGCCGATGTGGAGGCGCGGCTCCGGGCAATCGGTTCGGACGCGGATTTTTCTTTGACATTTTGA
- the rpsO gene encoding 30S ribosomal protein S15, producing the protein MLLKEKKTEVIQENRIHETDTGSPEVQVAILTERINQLTEHLKEHKKDNHSRRGLLKMVGQRRSLLDYLQKKDVERYRALIARLGIRK; encoded by the coding sequence ATGCTGCTCAAGGAAAAAAAGACGGAAGTCATCCAGGAAAACCGCATCCATGAGACCGACACCGGTTCGCCGGAGGTACAGGTGGCCATCCTCACCGAGCGCATCAATCAGCTTACGGAGCATCTCAAGGAGCACAAGAAGGACAACCACTCCCGGCGGGGCCTGCTCAAGATGGTCGGCCAGCGCCGCAGTCTGCTCGATTATCTGCAAAAAAAAGACGTCGAGCGTTACCGCGCGTTGATCGCCCGGCTGGGCATCCGCAAGTAA
- a CDS encoding polyribonucleotide nucleotidyltransferase: MITKREFPAQRLFSTTLGPRALTVETGKLAELAGGACLVRYGETAVLVTATASSTPRQGIDYFPLSVDFEERLYSVGRIPGSFLRREGRPSEKAVLASRLIDRPIRPLFPSDMRNDVAIMATVLSMEPDCAPEIPAMIGASVALSISDIPWGGPIAGVAVGLVDGRCIISPTAAQREQSALSLVVAGTKEKVVMIEAGAREVPEDTMFDAITAAHEEIKKLVAFIEEIKAAVGREKFAYARAAFDGELYEELKAAILDRLRTCLDTDDKNVREERLKALRAELTEEYIARYPEIESSLGDVLYKLQKHVVRRWLLDENKRVDGRGLLDIRPLSAEVALFPRAHGSGLFSRGQTQVLTVATLGTISDQQKLDNIFDSETKRFMHHYNFPSYSVGEARPSRGPGRREIGHGALAERALEPVIPSEEAFPYCIRLVSEVLSSNGSTSQGSVCGSTLALMDAGVPIKAPVAGISCGLVTEGDRWLTFVDIQGVEDFYGDMDFKVAGTKAGITAIQMDLKTDGLTPEIIRSALTLTRDARYNILDEVMAPCIAKPRDDLSPYAPKMLQTTIDPEKIREVIGKGGSVIQKITAETGTKIDIEDDGRIFISAPNRDDCERALKIIEAIVLDPKIGDLFYGRVTRLMTFGVFVEFAPGKEGMIHISKLAPQRVAKVEDVVNIGDMTWVKVIEIDEKGRINLSRKDAMADLARQGGQPAAPK; this comes from the coding sequence ATGATCACAAAACGCGAATTCCCGGCGCAGCGCCTGTTTTCCACCACGCTGGGCCCCCGGGCGCTGACCGTCGAGACGGGCAAACTGGCCGAGCTGGCCGGCGGCGCTTGTCTCGTCCGTTACGGCGAGACCGCCGTGCTGGTCACCGCCACCGCCTCTTCGACGCCCCGCCAAGGCATCGACTATTTCCCGCTGTCCGTGGACTTTGAGGAGCGACTGTATTCGGTGGGCCGCATCCCTGGTTCGTTTCTGCGCCGCGAGGGGCGCCCGTCGGAGAAGGCCGTCCTCGCCTCCCGCCTCATCGACCGGCCCATCCGCCCGCTCTTCCCCTCCGACATGCGCAACGACGTGGCCATCATGGCGACCGTTTTGAGCATGGAGCCGGACTGCGCGCCCGAGATCCCCGCGATGATCGGCGCCTCCGTGGCGCTCTCGATCTCCGACATCCCTTGGGGCGGGCCAATCGCCGGCGTCGCCGTAGGTCTTGTGGACGGCCGATGCATCATCAGCCCCACTGCGGCCCAGCGGGAGCAGAGCGCCCTGTCGCTCGTGGTGGCCGGCACCAAAGAGAAGGTTGTCATGATCGAAGCCGGCGCCCGCGAGGTGCCGGAGGATACGATGTTCGACGCCATCACCGCCGCCCATGAGGAGATCAAAAAACTCGTCGCCTTCATCGAGGAGATCAAAGCGGCGGTCGGCCGCGAGAAGTTCGCGTACGCCCGCGCGGCCTTCGACGGCGAATTGTACGAAGAATTGAAAGCGGCCATTTTGGACAGACTGCGCACCTGCCTGGACACGGACGACAAAAACGTGCGTGAGGAGCGCCTGAAGGCGCTGCGCGCCGAACTCACGGAGGAATATATCGCGCGGTACCCCGAGATCGAATCCTCGCTGGGCGACGTGCTCTACAAGCTGCAAAAGCATGTGGTGCGCCGCTGGTTGCTGGACGAGAACAAACGGGTGGACGGGCGCGGCTTGCTGGACATCCGGCCGCTGTCGGCCGAGGTGGCCCTGTTTCCGCGCGCGCACGGTTCCGGGCTGTTTTCGCGCGGGCAGACCCAGGTGCTCACCGTGGCCACGCTGGGTACGATCTCGGACCAGCAGAAGCTGGACAACATCTTCGACTCCGAGACAAAGCGCTTCATGCACCACTACAACTTCCCGTCGTACTCGGTGGGCGAGGCGCGGCCCTCGCGCGGCCCCGGGCGCCGGGAGATTGGACACGGCGCGCTGGCCGAGCGGGCGCTGGAGCCCGTCATCCCCTCGGAGGAGGCGTTCCCCTATTGCATCCGTCTGGTGAGCGAGGTGCTCTCAAGCAACGGTTCCACGTCCCAGGGAAGCGTGTGCGGCTCCACTCTCGCACTCATGGACGCCGGCGTACCCATCAAGGCCCCGGTGGCCGGTATCTCTTGCGGTCTCGTGACCGAGGGCGATCGCTGGCTGACCTTCGTCGACATCCAGGGTGTGGAGGATTTTTACGGCGATATGGATTTCAAGGTGGCCGGCACAAAGGCGGGCATCACGGCCATTCAGATGGACCTTAAGACGGACGGGCTGACCCCCGAGATCATCCGGAGCGCCCTCACGCTCACCCGCGACGCGCGCTACAATATCTTGGATGAGGTCATGGCGCCCTGCATCGCGAAGCCCCGCGATGATCTCTCGCCCTATGCGCCCAAGATGCTTCAGACCACGATCGACCCCGAGAAAATCCGCGAAGTCATCGGCAAGGGCGGCAGTGTGATTCAAAAGATCACGGCCGAGACGGGCACCAAGATCGACATCGAAGACGATGGGCGCATCTTCATCTCGGCCCCCAACCGGGACGATTGCGAGCGCGCCCTCAAAATCATCGAGGCCATCGTGCTCGACCCCAAGATCGGCGACCTTTTCTACGGTCGGGTGACGCGTCTCATGACGTTCGGCGTCTTCGTCGAATTCGCCCCCGGCAAGGAGGGCATGATCCACATCTCCAAACTGGCCCCCCAACGGGTAGCCAAGGTGGAGGATGTCGTGAACATCGGCGATATGACCTGGGTCAAGGTAATTGAGATCGACGAAAAGGGCCGCATCAACCTCTCGCGTAAAGACGCGATGGCCGACCTGGCCCGTCAGGGCGGGCAGCCGGCCGCGCCGAAGTGA